A genomic window from Cricetulus griseus strain 17A/GY chromosome 4, alternate assembly CriGri-PICRH-1.0, whole genome shotgun sequence includes:
- the Ccdc51 gene encoding mitochondrial potassium channel isoform X2, giving the protein MTGCSPAFAMQHIVAVPHGLVRRSLLGTDLLMTRTLCSPGPSQPREKRPEAAALGLYHRLPALGRALGHSIQQQATSTAKAWWDRYEEFVGLNEVREAQGNVTEAEKVFMVARSLVREARENLEAQQAKLKEVRDRLDRVSREDNQYLELATLEHRMLQEEKRLRVAYMRAEDSEREKFSLFSAAVRESHEKERTRAERTKNWSLIGSVLGALIGVAGSTYVNRVRLQELKALLLEAQKGPVSLQEAIREQASSYSLQQRDLKDLMVDLRGLVHAGQGQGSGSPTGTSSTRGKDIDALSAAMKEQLSHSQQVHSCLEGLRERLDGLEKTYSQMAGLVQLAKATAHPGLEEPADGALPSSLLEQGSMILALSDVEQRLEAQVNRNSIYSTLVTCVTFMATLPVLYMLFKTS; this is encoded by the exons ATGACAGGGTGCAGTCCTGCATTTGCCATGCAGCACATTGTGGCTGTGCCCCATGGACTGGTACGGAGAAGCCTCCTTGGAACGGACCTCCTCATGACAAGGACTCTGTGCAGTCCAGGTCCCAGCCAGCCCAGAGAAAAGCGACCAGAGGCTGCAGCCTTAGGGCTGTATCACCGCCTCCCGGCATTGGGAAGAGCATTGGGCCACAGCATTCAGCAACAAGCGACCTCCACAGCCAAGGCTTGGTGGGACAGATATGAAGAGTTTGTGGGACTCAATGAAGTTCGAGAGGCCCAAGGAAATGTAACCGAG GCAGAAAAGGTGTTCATGGTGGCTCGTAGCCTTGTCCGAGAGGCTCGGGAGAATTTAGAGGCTCAGCAGGCTAAGCTGAAGGAGGTGAGGGATCGTTTGGACCGAGTCTCCAGGGAGGACAACCAGTACCTGGAGCTGGCTACTCTGGAGCACAGGATGCTGCAG gaagagaagaggCTCCGAGTAGCCTATATGCGTGCAGAAGACTCTGAGCGGGAGaagttctctctcttctctgcagctGTGCGGGAGAGTCACGAGAAGGAGCGCACACGGGCTGAGAGGACTAAGAACTGGTCCCTCATTGGCTCAGTTCTCGGAGCGCTGATCGGTGTGGCTGGCTCCACCTATGTTAACCGTGTCCGGCTACAAGAACTGAAGGCCTTACTCCTGGAGGCACAGAAAGGGCCCGTGAGTCTCCAGGAGGCCATCCGTGAACAGGCTTCTAGCTACTCCCTCCAGCAGAGAGACCTCAAGGACCTCATGGTGGATCTGAGGGGCCTGGTGCATGCTGGGCAGGGCCAGGGCTCTGGGTCACCAACAGGTACTTCTTCTACCAGAGGAAAAGACATAGATGCCCTTTCAGCTGCCATGAAAGAGCAGCTCAGTCATTCCCAGCAGGTCCATTCCTGCCTGGAGGGTTTACGAGAGCGGCTTGATGGCCTGGAAAAGACTTACAGCCAAATGGCTGGGTTGGTTCAGCTTGCAAAGGCTACAGCACATCCAGGCCTGGAGGAGCCAGCAGACGGGGCCCTGCCCAGCTCTTTGCTGGAACAAGGGAGCATGATCTTGGCCCTGTCTGATGTGGAGCAGAGGCTAGAAGCCCAAGTCAACAGGAATTCTATCTACAGCACACTGGTCACCTGTGTGACATTTATGGCCACGTTGCCCGTGCTCTACATGCTGTTCAAAACCAGTTAG
- the Ccdc51 gene encoding mitochondrial potassium channel isoform X1 encodes MALMTGCSPAFAMQHIVAVPHGLVRRSLLGTDLLMTRTLCSPGPSQPREKRPEAAALGLYHRLPALGRALGHSIQQQATSTAKAWWDRYEEFVGLNEVREAQGNVTEAEKVFMVARSLVREARENLEAQQAKLKEVRDRLDRVSREDNQYLELATLEHRMLQEEKRLRVAYMRAEDSEREKFSLFSAAVRESHEKERTRAERTKNWSLIGSVLGALIGVAGSTYVNRVRLQELKALLLEAQKGPVSLQEAIREQASSYSLQQRDLKDLMVDLRGLVHAGQGQGSGSPTGTSSTRGKDIDALSAAMKEQLSHSQQVHSCLEGLRERLDGLEKTYSQMAGLVQLAKATAHPGLEEPADGALPSSLLEQGSMILALSDVEQRLEAQVNRNSIYSTLVTCVTFMATLPVLYMLFKTS; translated from the exons ATGG CTCTGATGACAGGGTGCAGTCCTGCATTTGCCATGCAGCACATTGTGGCTGTGCCCCATGGACTGGTACGGAGAAGCCTCCTTGGAACGGACCTCCTCATGACAAGGACTCTGTGCAGTCCAGGTCCCAGCCAGCCCAGAGAAAAGCGACCAGAGGCTGCAGCCTTAGGGCTGTATCACCGCCTCCCGGCATTGGGAAGAGCATTGGGCCACAGCATTCAGCAACAAGCGACCTCCACAGCCAAGGCTTGGTGGGACAGATATGAAGAGTTTGTGGGACTCAATGAAGTTCGAGAGGCCCAAGGAAATGTAACCGAG GCAGAAAAGGTGTTCATGGTGGCTCGTAGCCTTGTCCGAGAGGCTCGGGAGAATTTAGAGGCTCAGCAGGCTAAGCTGAAGGAGGTGAGGGATCGTTTGGACCGAGTCTCCAGGGAGGACAACCAGTACCTGGAGCTGGCTACTCTGGAGCACAGGATGCTGCAG gaagagaagaggCTCCGAGTAGCCTATATGCGTGCAGAAGACTCTGAGCGGGAGaagttctctctcttctctgcagctGTGCGGGAGAGTCACGAGAAGGAGCGCACACGGGCTGAGAGGACTAAGAACTGGTCCCTCATTGGCTCAGTTCTCGGAGCGCTGATCGGTGTGGCTGGCTCCACCTATGTTAACCGTGTCCGGCTACAAGAACTGAAGGCCTTACTCCTGGAGGCACAGAAAGGGCCCGTGAGTCTCCAGGAGGCCATCCGTGAACAGGCTTCTAGCTACTCCCTCCAGCAGAGAGACCTCAAGGACCTCATGGTGGATCTGAGGGGCCTGGTGCATGCTGGGCAGGGCCAGGGCTCTGGGTCACCAACAGGTACTTCTTCTACCAGAGGAAAAGACATAGATGCCCTTTCAGCTGCCATGAAAGAGCAGCTCAGTCATTCCCAGCAGGTCCATTCCTGCCTGGAGGGTTTACGAGAGCGGCTTGATGGCCTGGAAAAGACTTACAGCCAAATGGCTGGGTTGGTTCAGCTTGCAAAGGCTACAGCACATCCAGGCCTGGAGGAGCCAGCAGACGGGGCCCTGCCCAGCTCTTTGCTGGAACAAGGGAGCATGATCTTGGCCCTGTCTGATGTGGAGCAGAGGCTAGAAGCCCAAGTCAACAGGAATTCTATCTACAGCACACTGGTCACCTGTGTGACATTTATGGCCACGTTGCCCGTGCTCTACATGCTGTTCAAAACCAGTTAG